The bacterium nucleotide sequence AAGAAATTACCTTATCCCCTTTTTTTAAATTAGCCAACATTTCCTGGTGTGCTTTTTTTTCCTTTTGTTGTGGTCGGATAAGCAAAAACCAGAATATACCAAAGATGAGAATAAGCGGGAGAAAAGAAGATATAGCACCAGCGGTTGAAGGAGGTGTTGTTACCTCTGGTGCTGACGGAGCCGCTAATAAAAAAT carries:
- the yajC gene encoding preprotein translocase subunit YajC; protein product: MNLVVNFLLAAPSAPEVTTPPSTAGAISSFLPLILIFGIFWFLLIRPQQKEKKAHQEMLANLKKGDKVISSSGILGTIFDIKDNTIILRIGDKDLKIEMLKSAIASKQPDEKSDQKKS